The Herbaspirillum sp. RTI4 genome has a segment encoding these proteins:
- a CDS encoding thioesterase domain-containing protein — protein sequence MLADYIDAHRGQYRAIVDLNNAQGKERLFMFHPDIGGCEVYTDLARSLRAEFHCYGVDSFNLNHDNKIADLRELSAYYLARIDELAASNPDATVRLLGWSLGGTIAMEVAAQLEQRGSRNIQLILLDTIVDDHYLSQLKSDPAYVAGLEADYLMFLESQQYPATHIRRSLPNIALAVKFEAAKLSRVLEHAEVILFKAMEVDAELAAGSLTQLFGHATAVAASNVETLLQSPATQLQVINLDACHHNDILDDVDLIRGLLLDLLEKGCASAQACVLKEAAQ from the coding sequence TTGCTCGCCGACTATATTGACGCGCATCGCGGTCAATACCGTGCGATTGTTGACTTGAATAACGCGCAGGGTAAAGAGCGCCTGTTTATGTTCCATCCGGACATAGGTGGTTGCGAGGTATACACGGATTTGGCCAGGAGTTTGCGCGCTGAATTTCATTGCTACGGTGTGGATTCATTTAATTTAAATCATGACAATAAAATTGCGGACTTGCGCGAATTGTCAGCATATTATCTCGCTCGTATAGACGAGTTGGCCGCATCGAATCCGGACGCCACCGTACGTTTGCTGGGCTGGTCGCTGGGCGGCACCATCGCCATGGAGGTGGCGGCGCAGCTGGAGCAGCGCGGCAGCAGGAATATCCAGCTGATCCTGCTCGACACCATCGTCGACGATCACTATCTGTCGCAGTTGAAGAGCGATCCGGCCTATGTCGCCGGACTGGAGGCGGATTACCTGATGTTCCTGGAGAGCCAGCAGTATCCTGCGACCCACATCCGGCGCAGCTTGCCGAACATCGCGCTGGCGGTGAAATTCGAGGCGGCCAAACTGTCGCGTGTGCTCGAACATGCCGAGGTCATTCTGTTCAAGGCGATGGAGGTCGATGCCGAACTGGCTGCGGGCAGTCTGACGCAGTTGTTTGGCCATGCCACCGCGGTCGCGGCGAGCAATGTCGAGACGCTGCTGCAGTCGCCTGCAACACAATTGCAGGTGATCAATCTCGATGCTTGCCATCACAACGATATATTGGATGACGTCGATTTGATCAGAGGACTGCTGCTGGACCTGCTTGAAAAAGGGTGCGCATCGGCTCAGGCCTGCGTGCTGAAGGAGGCGGCGCAATGA
- a CDS encoding acyl carrier protein — MASPIVIRPCSRADSTIYNDSSGKAANTIFPRSTFFSNRRTCSARDRRKNTTHGWQSEGNPPPIVKPLLFCGGITAADDVQCFRQAMGALWSLGYGIDPARIWRTPAGARQAPLPAYQFEQMVCWLPLPQRVVAAPTASATASPQAQPAVSDAAWASAAEGRVAQAFHDILGNTGMDVSESFFDAGGNSLSALRLASMLNTAFKMELPLAVLY, encoded by the coding sequence ATGGCGTCACCGATCGTGATCCGTCCGTGTTCTCGTGCAGATTCGACGATCTACAACGACAGTTCCGGCAAAGCCGCCAACACGATTTTTCCCCGTTCTACCTTTTTCTCCAATCGCCGAACCTGCTCTGCCAGAGATCGCAGAAAAAACACCACCCATGGTTGGCAGTCGGAGGGTAATCCCCCCCCCATTGTTAAGCCTTTACTTTTTTGTGGGGGGATTACCGCGGCGGACGATGTGCAGTGCTTCCGTCAAGCGATGGGCGCATTGTGGAGCCTCGGTTACGGGATCGATCCGGCACGCATCTGGCGCACTCCCGCCGGCGCCCGCCAGGCGCCGCTGCCGGCCTATCAGTTCGAGCAGATGGTGTGCTGGCTTCCCTTGCCGCAGCGTGTCGTTGCTGCGCCCACGGCGAGCGCCACAGCAAGTCCGCAAGCGCAGCCGGCAGTCAGCGATGCGGCCTGGGCCAGCGCGGCAGAAGGCCGGGTCGCACAGGCCTTCCATGACATTCTGGGGAATACCGGAATGGACGTGTCCGAAAGCTTCTTCGATGCCGGCGGCAACAGTCTGTCGGCGCTGCGTCTGGCCAGCATGCTGAACACGGCGTTCAAGATGGAATTGCCGCTGGCGGTGTTGTATTAG
- a CDS encoding 1,6-dihydroxycyclohexa-2,4-diene-1-carboxylate dehydrogenase, translating into MQNQQHQPGQKVGTTRHTLRFDGQIAIVTGAGQGVGRATALRLANEGAQLVLVDRAADPCNEVKAEIENAGGVALALNLDMEHHDGAKEMVRQAIARFGRIDVSVHNVGGTIWAKPFWEYSAEEMTSEIARSLWPTLWSCREVIPVMRAQQHGAIVNVGSIATRGVHRVPYSASKGGVHAATVCMAMELGESGVRINCVSPGALDNGVRVTPRNSDNLSLQEKQWMDVVYTQSMRDTPMNRLGSAEEIAAAICFYAAPEASYITGQIMYVAGGGIG; encoded by the coding sequence ATGCAAAACCAACAGCATCAACCGGGACAAAAAGTCGGAACGACACGGCACACACTGCGTTTCGACGGCCAGATCGCGATCGTCACAGGAGCGGGCCAGGGTGTGGGGCGGGCGACGGCATTGCGACTTGCTAATGAGGGAGCGCAATTGGTTCTCGTAGATCGTGCGGCCGACCCATGCAACGAAGTGAAGGCCGAGATCGAAAATGCCGGTGGGGTAGCGCTGGCCTTGAACTTGGACATGGAACATCACGATGGAGCCAAGGAAATGGTGCGACAAGCAATTGCTCGCTTCGGCCGTATTGATGTTTCGGTACACAATGTGGGTGGCACTATTTGGGCTAAGCCGTTTTGGGAATATTCTGCTGAAGAAATGACCAGTGAAATTGCCCGATCTCTCTGGCCAACGCTTTGGAGTTGCCGCGAAGTGATCCCAGTCATGCGCGCGCAACAGCACGGCGCGATTGTCAATGTCGGATCAATCGCCACCAGGGGAGTGCATCGAGTACCGTATTCTGCCTCTAAAGGCGGTGTACACGCAGCCACTGTTTGCATGGCCATGGAACTGGGTGAGTCCGGTGTGCGTATCAATTGTGTTTCTCCCGGTGCGCTGGACAATGGTGTGCGCGTCACGCCACGTAATTCTGACAACCTCTCTCTTCAGGAAAAACAATGGATGGACGTGGTCTACACGCAGAGCATGCGCGACACGCCAATGAACCGGCTCGGCAGCGCTGAGGAAATCGCAGCAGCCATCTGCTTTTATGCCGCACCAGAAGCCTCTTATATAACTGGGCAAATCATGTATGTAGCCGGTGGTGGGATTGGCTAA
- a CDS encoding MFS transporter has translation MAKIHSIPSLIDKAQLTPLQWRIFTLCFLVAIFDGFDTQAIAFTGPSIIQAFGLGAGALAPILTAGIAGMVMGAMTLGLLGDKFGRRPALLSAVALFAFASLATAFAQSTDQILILRFIAGLGMGGATPVVLSLAAEYGPARKRGTIMTTVLLGLPAGAILGGLLAAKMLPVIGWQGIFAVGGAVPLLLLLALVFMLPESLQFMARRNASGDREKIARILTSITQTPISQDSQYSVPEKDIKTRVSSLFAEGLARNTVAIWTIYLFNWVAWFMFLSWLPTVLKATGLPAAQAPMGTVAVNAVFVICAIPLASILPKVNTRMLLLCLFLLGIVISAGLANSGTNWTLVFILAGAAGLGIGGQQIVLNYMVAETYPTALRATATGWAIAAGRVGAIVGSASGGWFLEHGGPSGYYMALIGPLLIAAASLAIIRPRSQNVDSELLPAH, from the coding sequence ATGGCTAAAATTCATTCTATTCCCTCCCTCATTGATAAGGCGCAATTAACGCCGCTTCAATGGCGTATTTTCACTTTATGCTTTCTGGTGGCCATTTTCGATGGTTTCGATACCCAGGCGATTGCCTTTACAGGACCGTCTATCATCCAAGCCTTCGGCCTTGGTGCCGGTGCACTGGCACCGATATTGACAGCAGGTATTGCCGGAATGGTAATGGGCGCGATGACGCTCGGCTTGTTGGGCGATAAATTCGGCAGAAGGCCTGCGCTATTGAGTGCGGTGGCGTTATTCGCTTTCGCGTCTCTGGCTACCGCTTTTGCGCAGAGCACGGATCAGATACTGATACTGCGTTTCATCGCTGGTTTGGGCATGGGCGGTGCAACGCCAGTGGTGCTTTCTCTGGCTGCTGAATATGGTCCTGCCCGCAAGCGCGGAACCATTATGACCACAGTACTTTTAGGCTTGCCGGCGGGGGCCATTTTGGGGGGATTGCTAGCAGCAAAAATGTTGCCAGTCATCGGTTGGCAGGGCATTTTTGCAGTCGGCGGTGCGGTGCCGCTGCTCTTGTTGTTAGCTCTCGTGTTTATGCTGCCTGAGTCACTGCAATTCATGGCACGGCGCAACGCATCAGGCGATAGGGAAAAAATTGCACGCATCCTGACTAGCATCACGCAAACGCCGATTTCACAGGACTCCCAGTATAGCGTGCCCGAAAAGGATATAAAGACCCGCGTGTCGTCCTTGTTTGCGGAGGGTTTGGCACGGAATACGGTGGCTATTTGGACGATTTACCTGTTTAACTGGGTCGCATGGTTTATGTTCCTTTCGTGGTTGCCGACGGTGCTTAAAGCGACTGGATTGCCTGCTGCACAGGCACCCATGGGAACCGTGGCAGTGAACGCGGTATTCGTCATCTGCGCGATTCCGCTGGCAAGCATCCTGCCTAAAGTTAATACGCGCATGCTGTTATTGTGCCTGTTTTTGCTAGGGATTGTGATTAGCGCGGGACTTGCCAATAGTGGCACTAACTGGACGCTAGTCTTCATTCTCGCAGGTGCTGCTGGCTTGGGTATCGGCGGCCAACAGATTGTATTGAACTACATGGTGGCAGAAACCTATCCGACTGCGTTGCGCGCCACTGCCACCGGCTGGGCCATTGCCGCCGGCCGTGTCGGGGCCATTGTCGGCTCGGCTAGCGGTGGCTGGTTTCTGGAACATGGGGGTCCTTCTGGTTATTACATGGCACTCATCGGACCGTTGCTCATTGCTGCTGCTAGCCTTGCCATCATTCGCCCGCGATCACAGAACGTAGATAGTGAATTACTCCCTGCGCATTAA
- a CDS encoding thiamine pyrophosphate-dependent enzyme, protein MKHPENTRKSANIDRRDFVKNLIAACPGALVVTGLGSASYDVFAAGDRPENFYLWGAMGGAAAVGLGIALAQPTKTVLVITGDGEQLMGLGVLATIGAQHPSNLNVIVIDNGHFGETGMQRSHTSLGTDMAAVARGCGIENVVAVCQPGDLTALAILINKREGSLLAQVFVHAEELPRALPPRDGVFVKNRFRAALGFTPM, encoded by the coding sequence ATGAAGCATCCTGAAAATACCCGCAAAAGCGCTAACATCGACCGCCGCGACTTTGTCAAAAACCTAATCGCAGCCTGCCCGGGCGCACTGGTGGTGACTGGTTTGGGTTCCGCATCCTATGACGTGTTTGCCGCCGGTGACCGCCCTGAAAACTTTTACCTCTGGGGTGCCATGGGCGGTGCCGCCGCCGTTGGTTTGGGCATCGCCCTTGCGCAACCGACCAAAACGGTCCTGGTTATTACCGGCGACGGGGAGCAACTAATGGGTCTCGGGGTACTGGCCACTATCGGTGCGCAACATCCTTCCAACCTGAATGTGATCGTGATCGACAACGGTCACTTTGGCGAAACCGGCATGCAGCGCAGCCACACCAGTCTGGGAACCGATATGGCTGCCGTGGCACGCGGCTGTGGCATTGAAAATGTTGTTGCGGTCTGCCAGCCGGGCGATCTGACAGCATTGGCTATTCTCATCAATAAACGTGAGGGTTCTCTGTTGGCGCAAGTATTCGTGCATGCTGAGGAGCTGCCGCGAGCGCTACCTCCTCGTGACGGGGTATTTGTTAAGAATCGCTTTCGCGCTGCGTTGGGTTTCACACCCATGTGA
- a CDS encoding thiamine pyrophosphate-binding protein, with protein MNSSGTTSTEAQPAWREAIFSILKEGGVRQVAYVPDAGHSHVINRVHADPDMRGIVLTTEEEGVATVCGAWLGGQRAALLMQSSGVGNCINMFSLISNCRFPFFAIVTMRGEWAEFNQWQSPMGKATQAAIELMGITVLRADRPEEVESTVSAGFDAAFEGGESVVVLLGQRLIGKKKWEGQK; from the coding sequence ATGAACAGTTCTGGCACTACATCAACGGAAGCACAGCCCGCTTGGCGCGAGGCTATTTTTTCCATTCTCAAAGAGGGCGGCGTGCGCCAGGTGGCATATGTGCCTGATGCCGGCCATTCGCACGTCATCAATCGTGTGCATGCCGATCCAGACATGCGTGGCATCGTGCTGACTACGGAAGAAGAGGGCGTGGCAACGGTTTGTGGCGCATGGCTGGGCGGTCAGCGCGCTGCACTGCTGATGCAAAGCAGTGGCGTGGGCAACTGCATCAATATGTTTTCGCTGATTTCAAATTGCCGTTTCCCATTTTTTGCCATCGTCACCATGCGCGGGGAATGGGCTGAATTCAACCAGTGGCAATCGCCGATGGGCAAGGCGACGCAAGCTGCCATCGAACTGATGGGCATCACCGTCTTGCGCGCGGATCGCCCGGAAGAAGTTGAGTCCACTGTGTCCGCTGGTTTTGATGCGGCCTTCGAAGGTGGAGAATCGGTGGTCGTGCTGTTGGGCCAGCGCCTGATCGGTAAAAAGAAATGGGAAGGTCAAAAATGA
- a CDS encoding LysR substrate-binding domain-containing protein → MDVKQLRALLAIAETGSVTRAAELLHIVQPAVSRQLRLLEEDMGTMLFARGRRGMELTAAGHILAIHARRALQELDQAKAEIVPAPGAVSGSVTIGLLPSTGDLLAATLVTSLKKKYPQLTVNISIGYAGYLQQWLEDGDVDVALLYDPKPSAVLEVQALLDETLYLIGLPDCNLSAGEAIALHDIAELPLILPSQPHGLRLLLDHACAMANIHLSVVAETNAMNVQKNLVYSGLGFTILPGVAVSDDVAVGRLVAIPVTKPALQRKIVLALPLTRRASIAVRCAVTELRELIKDKIMQGAWSGATWLAD, encoded by the coding sequence TTGGATGTCAAACAGTTGCGTGCTTTGCTCGCGATTGCTGAAACCGGCAGCGTGACGCGCGCTGCAGAGTTATTGCATATCGTGCAGCCAGCCGTCTCGCGCCAATTGCGCTTGCTGGAAGAGGACATGGGCACTATGTTGTTTGCGCGCGGACGACGCGGCATGGAGTTGACTGCGGCGGGACATATCCTCGCCATTCATGCCCGTCGCGCGCTGCAGGAACTGGATCAGGCCAAGGCTGAAATCGTCCCGGCACCCGGCGCGGTCAGTGGCTCAGTTACCATCGGTCTATTGCCTAGCACCGGCGACCTGCTGGCAGCGACGTTGGTCACTTCGCTGAAGAAAAAATATCCGCAACTGACCGTTAATATTTCCATCGGCTATGCCGGTTACCTGCAGCAATGGCTGGAGGATGGTGATGTTGATGTCGCGCTGCTGTACGACCCCAAGCCTTCGGCCGTGCTGGAAGTGCAAGCCTTGCTGGATGAAACCCTTTACTTGATCGGCTTACCCGACTGCAACCTCTCTGCAGGCGAAGCAATCGCTTTGCATGACATCGCTGAACTGCCGTTAATCTTACCCAGCCAGCCGCACGGTTTGCGCCTGCTGCTGGACCACGCTTGCGCGATGGCCAATATCCATCTATCGGTAGTGGCCGAAACCAATGCGATGAATGTGCAAAAAAATCTGGTTTATAGCGGCCTCGGTTTCACGATCCTGCCAGGCGTAGCTGTGTCTGACGATGTCGCAGTCGGCCGTCTGGTTGCCATCCCTGTTACCAAACCGGCTCTGCAACGAAAAATCGTGCTGGCCCTACCCCTGACGCGACGCGCGTCGATCGCGGTGCGCTGTGCTGTCACCGAATTGCGCGAACTGATCAAAGACAAGATCATGCAGGGTGCTTGGTCTGGCGCAACTTGGCTGGCAGATTGA
- a CDS encoding ABC transporter substrate-binding protein: MNVKLKVLTSAIAASLALTFVGRVSAAGDTIRIGFITDISGVYADLDGPGGVEAIKMAIADAGGAVNGKKIELTFIDHQNKADIAASKAREWYDAGYDVIVGGTNSSASLAIAKIAMDKRRVFLSPGSGTTRLTNEDCNPYTVQYTYDTMSVARGTGTAMTKQGGKSWYFLTADVAFGNSLEKDTADTVRANGGTVLGAVKHPLSASDFSSFLLQAQASKAQVLGLATGGNDLVNAIKGAQEFGISKTMKLAGILMFISDIHALGLQQSQGLYFTDGFYWDRTDASRAWSRRFFEKTKRMPSSLQAGDASSVANYLNAVKAVGTDADKVMAYMREHKINDFFATNGTIRPDGRMVHDMFLMQVKTPAESKYPWDYAKIVQTIPGDQAYMSKAESKCAYWK, encoded by the coding sequence ATGAATGTGAAATTGAAAGTATTAACCAGTGCAATTGCAGCCAGTCTGGCGTTGACGTTCGTCGGCCGCGTATCTGCAGCCGGCGATACCATCCGTATCGGTTTCATCACCGACATTTCCGGCGTGTACGCCGATCTGGATGGCCCTGGCGGGGTAGAAGCCATCAAGATGGCGATCGCGGATGCCGGTGGTGCCGTCAATGGCAAGAAAATCGAACTGACCTTCATCGATCACCAGAACAAGGCCGATATCGCCGCCAGCAAAGCGCGCGAATGGTATGACGCCGGCTACGACGTCATCGTCGGTGGCACCAATTCCTCCGCCAGTCTGGCGATTGCAAAAATTGCGATGGACAAGAGGCGCGTTTTTCTCTCGCCGGGCAGCGGTACGACGCGCCTGACCAATGAGGACTGCAATCCTTACACTGTGCAGTACACCTACGACACAATGTCGGTGGCGCGTGGCACTGGGACGGCGATGACCAAGCAGGGTGGTAAAAGTTGGTACTTTCTGACGGCTGACGTGGCATTCGGTAATTCTCTGGAAAAAGATACGGCTGACACCGTGCGCGCCAATGGCGGCACCGTGCTGGGCGCAGTGAAGCATCCATTGTCAGCATCCGATTTCTCTTCGTTTCTTCTGCAAGCCCAGGCATCGAAAGCGCAAGTGTTGGGCCTGGCCACCGGCGGTAACGATCTGGTCAACGCCATCAAGGGTGCGCAGGAATTTGGCATTTCCAAGACGATGAAACTAGCCGGTATCCTGATGTTCATCAGCGATATCCACGCACTGGGTCTGCAACAGAGTCAGGGTTTGTATTTCACTGACGGCTTTTACTGGGACCGTACCGACGCCTCGCGCGCATGGTCGCGCCGTTTCTTTGAAAAGACCAAGAGGATGCCATCTTCGTTGCAAGCCGGCGACGCATCCTCGGTGGCCAACTACCTCAACGCCGTCAAGGCAGTCGGTACCGATGCCGACAAGGTCATGGCCTATATGCGCGAGCACAAGATCAATGACTTTTTCGCGACCAACGGTACGATCCGTCCGGACGGCCGCATGGTGCATGACATGTTCCTGATGCAAGTGAAGACACCGGCGGAATCCAAGTATCCATGGGATTACGCCAAAATCGTACAAACGATTCCGGGTGACCAGGCGTACATGAGTAAGGCAGAGTCGAAGTGCGCTTACTGGAAATAA